One uncultured Caproiciproducens sp. DNA segment encodes these proteins:
- a CDS encoding ABC transporter ATP-binding protein: MLEVLNLTKKYRNVLANDNLNFKVNAGEIAVLVGPNGAGKSTAIKCIAGLLRFNGNISVCGYPNKSVEAKRNFGYIPEIPAPIETLTVYEHMEFIARAYRVEDWKEKSKNLLVRMELDDLRKKLGKELSKGMQQKLSICCALLPEPKVILMDEPLIGLDPHAIKELKTMLMELRSSGCAILVSTHMLDSVREFWDKALIMMNGKIAVNRTRAEIESTGEDLEQLFFSITEGAQTGGVVR, translated from the coding sequence ATGCTTGAAGTATTGAACTTAACAAAAAAGTACAGGAACGTATTAGCTAATGATAATTTAAATTTTAAGGTAAACGCGGGTGAAATTGCCGTGCTGGTCGGCCCGAACGGCGCAGGAAAGTCAACGGCGATTAAGTGCATTGCGGGACTCCTGCGTTTCAACGGAAATATTTCTGTTTGCGGCTACCCGAATAAAAGCGTGGAAGCAAAACGGAATTTCGGCTATATTCCGGAAATACCGGCACCGATTGAAACACTGACTGTGTATGAGCATATGGAATTTATTGCTCGGGCGTATAGAGTGGAAGACTGGAAAGAAAAATCGAAAAATTTACTTGTTCGTATGGAACTTGACGACTTGCGTAAAAAGCTCGGCAAAGAGCTTTCCAAAGGAATGCAGCAAAAGCTCAGCATATGCTGTGCGCTGCTGCCTGAACCAAAGGTGATCTTAATGGATGAGCCTTTAATCGGGCTGGACCCCCACGCAATAAAGGAATTGAAAACGATGCTTATGGAACTGCGCAGCAGCGGCTGTGCCATTCTGGTCAGCACGCATATGCTCGACAGTGTGAGGGAGTTTTGGGACAAGGCGTTGATTATGATGAACGGAAAAATCGCCGTGAACCGCACGCGCGCCGAAATTGAGAGCACCGGGGAAGATTTGGAGCAACTCTTCTTTTCCATTACGGAAGGTGCGCAGACGGGCGGGGTTGTGCGATGA
- the sleB gene encoding spore cortex-lytic enzyme, translated as MEKKFKYVWAIVVVVLVNILVISIVTNLGGSVLTLSKVGSQGSEVKSIQTKLKDQGYYKGKVDGIFGSGTKSAVISFQKAKGLTADGIAGDKTLKALGVGGSAGAQGGFSSSDVTLLARVTSAESRGEPYTGQVAVAAVILNRIQHPSFPNSLAGVIYQPGAFSCLDDGGINAPISDTAYKAARDAINGWDPSGGAIYYYNPAKATSSWIFSRPVITVIGDHRFCS; from the coding sequence ATGGAAAAGAAATTCAAATATGTTTGGGCAATTGTCGTTGTCGTTTTGGTAAACATCCTTGTTATATCCATTGTTACCAATCTGGGCGGATCGGTACTGACCCTTTCCAAAGTAGGCTCACAGGGATCCGAAGTCAAAAGTATCCAAACGAAATTGAAAGATCAAGGATATTATAAGGGCAAAGTCGACGGGATTTTCGGCAGCGGTACAAAGAGCGCCGTCATCAGCTTTCAAAAGGCCAAAGGCTTGACCGCCGACGGAATTGCCGGCGATAAGACGCTGAAAGCACTGGGAGTCGGCGGTTCTGCGGGCGCACAGGGCGGTTTCAGCAGCAGTGACGTTACTCTGCTCGCACGCGTCACTTCGGCGGAATCGCGCGGAGAACCTTACACCGGGCAGGTTGCCGTCGCAGCGGTTATCCTGAACCGGATCCAGCATCCTTCGTTTCCCAACTCATTGGCCGGCGTTATTTATCAGCCCGGCGCGTTCAGTTGCCTGGACGACGGCGGAATCAACGCGCCCATCTCCGACACCGCATACAAGGCCGCGCGCGACGCGATCAACGGATGGGATCCCTCAGGCGGCGCTATCTATTATTATAACCCCGCCAAGGCCACCAGCAGTTGGATTTTCTCCCGTCCCGTTATTACGGTAATCGGCGACCACCGTTTTTGCAGCTAG
- a CDS encoding GH25 family lysozyme has protein sequence MKRNWVALILVFAMAVSFSTTAFAAETDTAVSTLTLSSASLALKTGECATLTVSDGGNPAQGVFWSSTNPGAATVSNGLVTAVGLGRTIVTVKTADGRSAACEVHVALKGIDVSQHQGVVDWAAVKASGVDFAILRTGYGNELPETQTDTCFSTNYDNAVANGVKVGAYHVSYATTPEIAVQEAQMCLSILNGRHLGYPVFFDVEHDDLHTAMTSDQLAAIVTAFCSTITNAGYKTGLYSNASLLNTNLNSPALNAYDKWVAHYDVAAPNYSSAYTMWQYSNTGIVAGINAAVDLDYSYVNYPSGTQAPADTSILSDTGSSLTLKSGQSYQFKFTPNGISDKPIFTAGNSGVVKIVSQKLQNGSYYVKVTGVKGGTTSIYSVRPNQSPVRRCVVTVA, from the coding sequence ATGAAAAGAAATTGGGTCGCCCTTATCCTTGTATTTGCTATGGCCGTATCATTCAGTACAACGGCTTTTGCTGCGGAAACAGATACTGCTGTGAGCACACTGACGCTCAGCAGCGCAAGCCTTGCCCTGAAAACGGGGGAATGTGCGACGCTTACGGTCAGCGACGGCGGGAACCCCGCGCAGGGGGTCTTCTGGTCTTCGACCAATCCGGGTGCGGCGACAGTGAGCAACGGCCTCGTGACTGCGGTAGGTTTGGGCAGGACGATCGTTACGGTGAAAACGGCGGACGGCCGGAGCGCGGCCTGTGAGGTGCACGTTGCTTTGAAGGGCATTGACGTATCGCAGCATCAGGGCGTGGTTGATTGGGCAGCCGTGAAAGCCAGCGGGGTGGACTTTGCCATTTTGCGCACCGGCTACGGCAATGAATTACCTGAGACGCAGACCGACACCTGTTTCAGCACCAATTACGACAACGCTGTTGCCAATGGAGTCAAAGTCGGCGCTTATCATGTCAGTTACGCAACTACGCCGGAGATAGCCGTACAGGAAGCACAGATGTGCCTCAGCATTCTGAATGGACGTCATTTGGGTTATCCTGTTTTCTTTGATGTTGAGCACGATGATTTACATACTGCCATGACGAGCGACCAGCTCGCGGCAATTGTCACCGCGTTTTGCAGTACGATTACAAATGCAGGATATAAAACGGGTCTTTACAGCAATGCAAGTCTGTTGAATACCAATCTAAACAGTCCCGCATTGAACGCTTATGATAAATGGGTAGCGCATTACGATGTTGCGGCACCGAATTACAGCAGCGCATACACGATGTGGCAGTACAGCAATACTGGTATTGTTGCAGGAATCAACGCGGCAGTCGATCTGGACTATTCCTATGTGAATTATCCTTCCGGAACACAGGCTCCCGCGGATACGTCCATCCTTTCCGACACCGGCTCGTCGCTGACGCTGAAATCCGGCCAGAGCTATCAGTTTAAATTTACTCCGAATGGAATATCCGATAAACCAATCTTTACGGCCGGCAATTCCGGCGTAGTTAAAATTGTATCCCAGAAGCTGCAAAACGGCAGCTATTATGTAAAGGTCACGGGCGTCAAGGGCGGTACTACCTCAATCTATTCTGTGAGGCCCAATCAAAGTCCCGTGCGCCGGTGCGTTGTGACCGTGGCATAG
- a CDS encoding RsiV family protein, which translates to MKKRKIFSIGMAILMVLAGCGKASTEKMGGEVSSSSTVSVPDNSSNTAESSGSTVKASSQISEASAAASLASGVDSSSASSESAQPYSIRMISTRYDKNGVDLKAEYPQLVGSKSRYAGVNSQLEKEALSTIHLVQANSASAGTSSEMVGRIEYGSPDFVSAVFESSYKTKDNAHTSRALRTVNYDLSSNKYVMPEDIIVNNTALYKAADAAVKKQLSKGLQVYFTQEVLEDSLDQAEFYFKKDGMVVSFTVLYTLGDHAEISIPYKETLGFRTDSSVWSNFSK; encoded by the coding sequence ATGAAAAAACGGAAAATTTTTAGTATCGGAATGGCTATACTGATGGTGCTTGCGGGGTGCGGTAAGGCATCCACAGAAAAGATGGGCGGTGAGGTTTCCTCATCGAGCACCGTTTCCGTCCCGGATAATTCTTCAAATACGGCTGAAAGCTCCGGCTCCACTGTGAAGGCCTCATCGCAGATATCGGAAGCTTCCGCCGCGGCCTCTTTGGCGTCTGGCGTGGACTCTTCCTCCGCATCTTCCGAATCCGCCCAACCGTATTCCATTCGGATGATTTCGACCCGGTACGACAAAAACGGGGTTGATCTTAAGGCGGAATATCCGCAGCTTGTGGGAAGCAAAAGTAGATACGCAGGTGTGAATTCACAGCTTGAGAAAGAAGCGCTAAGCACCATTCATCTCGTCCAGGCAAACAGCGCGTCGGCCGGCACATCTTCTGAAATGGTTGGCCGTATTGAATATGGCTCACCGGATTTCGTCAGCGCGGTGTTCGAATCGTCCTATAAGACAAAAGATAACGCACATACATCCCGGGCGCTCCGAACGGTCAATTACGATCTGAGTTCGAATAAGTATGTTATGCCAGAGGACATAATCGTAAATAATACCGCTTTGTACAAAGCGGCGGACGCAGCCGTGAAAAAGCAGCTTTCCAAAGGGCTTCAGGTATATTTTACCCAGGAGGTTTTAGAGGACAGTTTGGACCAGGCCGAGTTCTATTTCAAAAAGGACGGAATGGTCGTGAGTTTCACTGTTTTATATACGTTGGGCGACCATGCCGAGATTTCCATTCCGTATAAAGAAACGCTGGGCTTTCGTACAGACAGCTCGGTTTGGAGCAATTTTTCAAAATAA
- a CDS encoding GNAT family N-acetyltransferase, with the protein MKKTNGKLKLPNIELVNIARNDKGYIVGGVSGSTYLLSLEIEVLWVQEDYRGQKIASCLLEEIENRAKNAGCQISHLTTYSFQAPLFYQKQGYVICGEVNGFPDDIRLYTLKKQL; encoded by the coding sequence ATGAAAAAAACAAATGGCAAATTAAAGCTACCAAATATTGAACTTGTAAATATAGCACGCAATGACAAAGGCTATATTGTGGGAGGTGTATCGGGGTCTACCTATCTTTTATCCTTAGAAATAGAAGTCCTTTGGGTACAGGAGGATTATAGGGGGCAAAAAATAGCTTCGTGTTTGTTGGAAGAAATTGAAAATCGAGCGAAGAACGCTGGATGCCAGATTTCCCATCTTACGACTTATTCTTTTCAAGCCCCACTTTTTTATCAAAAGCAAGGATATGTTATTTGTGGAGAAGTCAATGGTTTTCCCGATGATATCAGACTATATACATTGAAGAAGCAACTATAA
- a CDS encoding radical SAM protein — MKTTFHLESYLTDGVENIVSSILKATLYNPKESCFMAKYAAQSKRSSKLRQAAQKNGQHIPPFLIASITTQCNLHCKGCYARANHSCYDREPTGNARQLLRAEQWESIFQQAADLGIGFILLAGGEPFVRHDVLAAAGKYSSILFPVFTNGTMFDKEYLELLDQKRNLIPIVSIEGNRETTDARRGAGIYQRLFSGLQELHNRQLMFGASVTVTKENLAEVLSDSFIDELSVNGCKAIIYVEYVPVDHQTVDLALDDESRKLMVQKLDDARTSRSDMLMVSFPGDEKSSGGCLAAGRGFFHINAFGGAEPCPFSPYSDINVSDTSLQESLQSPLFQKLQQGYLMREHTGGCVLFEQETQVKTLLKEST, encoded by the coding sequence GTGAAAACAACATTTCATCTTGAATCGTATTTGACCGACGGAGTTGAAAATATCGTATCCAGTATTTTGAAAGCAACTCTATACAACCCAAAAGAGAGCTGTTTTATGGCGAAGTATGCTGCGCAGAGCAAACGATCCAGCAAACTACGACAGGCAGCACAAAAAAACGGACAGCATATTCCGCCGTTTCTGATTGCAAGTATCACTACACAATGTAATTTGCATTGCAAAGGCTGTTATGCAAGAGCCAACCATAGTTGCTATGACCGAGAGCCAACCGGGAATGCCCGGCAGCTTCTGCGCGCAGAGCAGTGGGAAAGCATTTTTCAGCAGGCAGCCGATTTAGGCATCGGGTTCATTCTTCTGGCCGGCGGCGAACCCTTTGTTCGACACGATGTGCTGGCGGCAGCCGGGAAGTATTCAAGTATTTTGTTCCCTGTCTTTACAAACGGAACGATGTTTGATAAAGAATATCTGGAACTGCTGGATCAGAAACGGAATTTAATCCCGATTGTAAGCATTGAGGGAAACCGTGAGACAACGGATGCCCGACGTGGAGCCGGGATTTATCAGCGATTGTTTTCTGGATTGCAGGAACTGCATAACAGGCAGCTGATGTTTGGCGCTTCTGTCACGGTGACAAAGGAGAACTTGGCGGAGGTATTATCGGATTCTTTTATCGACGAATTGAGCGTCAATGGCTGCAAAGCAATTATTTATGTAGAATATGTTCCTGTAGACCATCAGACCGTTGATTTAGCGCTGGATGACGAATCCAGAAAACTGATGGTGCAGAAGCTGGATGATGCCAGAACCAGCCGTTCAGATATGCTAATGGTCTCTTTTCCGGGAGATGAAAAAAGTTCAGGAGGGTGCCTGGCGGCAGGCCGGGGTTTTTTTCATATCAATGCTTTTGGGGGTGCGGAGCCCTGCCCGTTTTCTCCGTATTCAGATATCAATGTTTCAGATACATCTTTGCAGGAGTCCCTGCAATCTCCCCTCTTTCAAAAGCTGCAGCAGGGCTATCTAATGCGGGAGCATACCGGCGGATGTGTCCTTTTTGAACAAGAGACGCAGGTGAAGACGCTATTGAAGGAGTCAACATGA
- a CDS encoding TetR/AcrR family transcriptional regulator: protein MTTKEKITEEALTLFSQKGYKGTSVKNIAAAVGIKDSSLYKHFKSKKDIFDTIVKEMQNRMSGLSLLAGLPSEDCKVEANEYGKLTVDGLQTLSRQIFLFYLKDDFVSRFWKMAMMEQYHSPEIYAIYHRIFMEESITYQANLFCEMIRQGYFISIDPEIMAVSFYSPIFFLLTKYMGEPEKENTALTLLDKQVREFYRIYRNPNR, encoded by the coding sequence ATGACTACAAAGGAAAAAATCACCGAGGAGGCTCTGACGCTGTTTTCCCAAAAAGGCTACAAGGGGACCAGCGTTAAGAACATTGCGGCTGCGGTAGGAATTAAGGACAGTTCATTGTATAAGCATTTCAAAAGCAAGAAAGATATCTTCGACACCATAGTGAAAGAAATGCAAAACCGCATGTCCGGACTCTCTCTTCTGGCCGGGCTGCCATCAGAGGACTGTAAGGTAGAAGCAAATGAATATGGAAAATTGACTGTTGACGGTCTTCAAACTCTTAGCAGACAAATTTTTCTGTTTTATCTGAAAGATGATTTTGTTTCTCGCTTTTGGAAAATGGCAATGATGGAACAATACCACTCTCCGGAGATCTATGCGATTTATCATAGAATATTTATGGAAGAAAGCATTACTTATCAGGCAAATCTATTTTGTGAAATGATACGACAGGGGTATTTTATTTCGATTGACCCTGAAATAATGGCAGTAAGCTTTTATTCTCCCATTTTCTTTTTGCTTACCAAATATATGGGAGAGCCGGAAAAAGAAAACACTGCGTTGACTTTGCTTGATAAGCAGGTCAGAGAATTTTATAGAATATATCGGAATCCAAATAGGTAA
- a CDS encoding metalloregulator ArsR/SmtB family transcription factor, with the protein MENKYENDAIVFKALCDPNRLMIIEMLQGGEKCACKLLEDLNIVQSTLSHHMKILCESGFVDSRRDGKWMHYSLNQKGFEQATILLAEYAKTNY; encoded by the coding sequence TTGGAAAATAAATATGAGAATGATGCAATTGTGTTTAAAGCACTCTGCGATCCAAACCGATTGATGATTATTGAAATGCTTCAGGGTGGAGAAAAATGCGCATGTAAACTATTGGAAGACCTAAATATAGTACAATCCACATTATCGCACCATATGAAAATATTATGCGAATCTGGATTTGTTGATAGTCGCCGTGATGGAAAATGGATGCACTACTCACTAAATCAAAAAGGTTTTGAACAAGCAACAATTTTGTTAGCGGAATATGCAAAGACTAACTATTAA
- a CDS encoding permease — translation MFIFEWLNDQLLKMQWLSDLTKLLVQNVFGLDVNEKLGGSIHFFIYDTVKIFILLSVLIFIISYIQSFFPPERTKKILGHFHGIWANILGALLGTVTPFCSCSSIPLFIGFTNAGLPLGVTFSFLISSPLVDLASLLLIASIFNWKIAIAYVIVGVVLAVVSGTIIEKSKLEKYVESFVFSNKVMDIEQTELTRRDRIEFSKDQVLGIVKKVWLYVLVGVGIGAAIHNWIPQDIITAVLGQDKPFSVLLATVVGIPMYADIFGTLPIAEALVSKGVGLGTVLSFMMAVTALSLPSIIMLKKVVKPKLLAIFISIVTVGIIIIGYAFNAFGYFLM, via the coding sequence ATGTTTATATTTGAATGGCTCAATGACCAATTGCTCAAAATGCAGTGGTTATCGGATTTAACCAAACTCCTGGTCCAGAATGTTTTCGGACTAGATGTGAACGAAAAACTTGGCGGCAGCATCCACTTTTTTATTTATGACACCGTTAAGATCTTTATCCTTTTATCAGTACTAATCTTCATCATTTCCTACATTCAAAGTTTTTTTCCGCCGGAACGCACGAAAAAGATTTTAGGCCATTTTCATGGAATATGGGCGAATATCTTGGGCGCTCTGTTGGGAACGGTGACCCCGTTCTGTTCTTGTTCTTCCATTCCGTTGTTTATCGGATTTACCAACGCAGGGCTGCCACTTGGCGTGACTTTTTCATTCCTGATTTCGTCCCCTCTTGTGGATTTGGCTTCCCTTCTTCTGATTGCAAGTATTTTTAATTGGAAGATTGCAATTGCTTATGTGATTGTGGGTGTTGTGCTTGCGGTTGTATCCGGCACCATCATAGAGAAATCTAAACTTGAAAAATATGTGGAATCGTTTGTTTTCAGCAATAAGGTAATGGACATTGAGCAAACAGAACTTACCCGGCGTGACCGGATAGAATTTTCGAAAGATCAAGTACTTGGCATTGTTAAAAAAGTTTGGCTGTACGTGCTGGTTGGAGTAGGAATCGGGGCGGCAATCCACAACTGGATTCCGCAGGACATTATAACGGCTGTTCTTGGGCAGGATAAACCATTCTCGGTGCTTCTTGCAACAGTTGTCGGTATACCAATGTACGCTGATATTTTTGGAACGCTGCCGATTGCCGAAGCCCTCGTTTCAAAAGGTGTGGGGTTAGGCACTGTTCTGTCCTTTATGATGGCAGTAACGGCCCTCTCTCTTCCCTCAATCATCATGCTGAAAAAAGTGGTAAAACCAAAGCTTCTGGCCATTTTTATAAGCATTGTCACTGTCGGCATTATTATCATCGGATATGCCTTTAATGCGTTTGGTTATTTTTTGATGTAG
- a CDS encoding permease: MDTYILYGVTILLLALSFLKDKKKTKMSLKKAWKAFENILPEFLVVILFVGVLLAVLNTEVISKIIGAGSGWLGVVLAAVIGAITLIPGFVAFPTAAMLLQSGAGYMQIGAFVSALMMVGVVTMPVEMKYFGKKLTVLRNVLAFIFSFLVAAIIGLVVGGI; encoded by the coding sequence TTGGATACGTATATCTTGTATGGTGTGACCATATTGCTTTTGGCACTTTCTTTTCTCAAAGATAAAAAGAAAACAAAGATGTCACTCAAAAAGGCTTGGAAAGCATTTGAAAATATCCTGCCCGAGTTTTTAGTTGTCATATTGTTTGTCGGGGTATTGCTTGCGGTGTTAAATACCGAAGTGATTTCCAAAATTATTGGCGCCGGTTCCGGCTGGCTTGGGGTTGTGCTTGCCGCTGTCATCGGTGCAATTACACTGATACCGGGGTTTGTTGCATTCCCTACTGCTGCCATGCTTTTGCAAAGCGGGGCCGGTTATATGCAGATCGGTGCATTCGTTTCCGCACTGATGATGGTTGGTGTCGTAACGATGCCGGTCGAGATGAAATATTTCGGTAAAAAACTGACCGTTTTAAGAAATGTACTTGCATTTATCTTTTCCTTTTTGGTGGCAGCGATTATTGGACTGGTGGTGGGTGGCATATGA
- a CDS encoding permease, with translation MKAILKKYRAFIITAAAIGILTIINSQIGFKALGISAYSFKEMLLVIPPVFILLGLLDVWIPRETMIKYMGEESGLKGIVLAIILGSAAAGPLYGAFPVAAVFMKKGVKFSNILIFIGAWSTTKIPMFLFETASLGAKFAFTRLAVDIPGIIIMAYILSKLVSKDEVKEIYANAENAAK, from the coding sequence ATGAAAGCAATTTTAAAAAAATACAGAGCGTTTATCATTACAGCAGCAGCAATCGGCATTCTTACAATTATTAATAGCCAAATCGGGTTCAAGGCTTTGGGTATTTCGGCGTATTCTTTTAAAGAAATGCTTCTCGTGATCCCGCCCGTCTTTATCCTGCTTGGCCTCTTAGATGTATGGATCCCGCGGGAAACCATGATCAAATATATGGGAGAAGAATCAGGGTTAAAAGGCATTGTTCTTGCGATTATATTGGGATCAGCAGCGGCAGGCCCGCTTTACGGAGCGTTTCCGGTGGCGGCAGTCTTCATGAAAAAGGGGGTAAAGTTCAGCAATATACTTATTTTTATCGGTGCGTGGTCAACCACGAAAATCCCCATGTTTCTGTTTGAAACGGCATCACTTGGCGCGAAGTTTGCTTTTACAAGGCTGGCTGTAGATATCCCGGGAATCATTATAATGGCCTATATTTTATCAAAGCTAGTGTCAAAAGATGAAGTGAAAGAAATCTATGCCAATGCTGAAAATGCCGCTAAGTGA
- a CDS encoding thioredoxin family protein, which yields MNIKVLGPGCKNCVALTENTKVALAELGIEAQIEKITDFAEIAKYGILSTPGLVINEKVVSFGKVPKPKEIVKILQKVAE from the coding sequence ATGAATATCAAAGTTTTAGGCCCGGGTTGCAAAAATTGTGTGGCTCTGACGGAAAATACAAAAGTGGCTCTTGCCGAACTAGGCATAGAAGCACAGATTGAAAAGATTACTGATTTCGCAGAGATTGCAAAGTATGGCATCTTGTCAACGCCCGGCCTTGTTATCAATGAAAAGGTAGTTTCTTTTGGAAAGGTTCCAAAGCCCAAAGAAATTGTTAAAATCCTTCAGAAGGTAGCTGAATAG
- a CDS encoding metalloregulator ArsR/SmtB family transcription factor, translating to MKTHASYVPVFKALADETRLKIVEMLSCGEMCACDILESFHCTQPTLSYHMKILTDCGLVNSRKDSYWIRYSINAEQAAQVQEFLIHITTEQQACICKNSEEGAKCD from the coding sequence ATGAAAACACATGCAAGTTACGTCCCTGTTTTTAAGGCATTAGCCGATGAAACAAGACTGAAAATTGTTGAAATGCTATCCTGTGGGGAAATGTGTGCATGCGATATTCTTGAGTCATTTCATTGTACTCAGCCAACTCTATCATATCATATGAAGATATTAACAGATTGTGGTCTTGTAAATAGTAGAAAAGACAGCTATTGGATAAGATATAGCATTAATGCAGAACAAGCCGCTCAGGTACAAGAGTTTTTGATTCATATAACAACGGAGCAGCAAGCCTGTATTTGTAAAAACTCGGAGGAGGGTGCAAAATGCGATTAA
- a CDS encoding FAD-dependent oxidoreductase, whose translation MRLIIIGAVAAGTSAAAKARRNSENAQIIIYDKDSFISYSGCGMPYYIGGEVGNAEELTPRNPAFFKSKYDVDIFTRHEVLSISPNQKVLTVKNLSTGEVFTDRYDKLVIATGAQAVVPPIKGVDGANVFTLRNINDMNRIKTFIDRIHPKSAAIIGTGFIGLEVCENLKRLGIDVTLIEKLPQVTPGLDSDMAVYVKEHLEKNGVAVLTGVSAAEITGSGVVLSDGRTVDAELILVSAGVRPNVGLAKTAGIELGMTGAIRVNKKMQTSLPDIYACGDCIEQFHAVTGKPVYRPLGSTANKTGRITGDVITGGTLTFRGILGTGIFQIFGLTVAQTGLSEREAKEQGYDVVVCHNIKPNKPEYMGGKEMVIKGIADQSDGRLLGVQIVGFEGVDKRIDVFVTAITYKARAEDLFHLDLAYAPPFSTTKDPVMYTGMILDNAIQRGRPLITAEKLNSLMQSGEPYMLIDARTQVQFEKNHISTAQNIPHAELRAAAENLDKEIVTVTYCNKGVTGNAAQNILLNKGFKKVYNLSGGHKQFNKMHIK comes from the coding sequence ATGCGATTAATAATCATAGGTGCGGTAGCCGCCGGAACATCTGCCGCAGCAAAAGCAAGAAGGAATAGTGAAAATGCCCAAATCATTATCTATGATAAAGACAGTTTTATTTCGTATTCCGGTTGTGGTATGCCTTATTATATTGGCGGCGAGGTTGGAAACGCAGAGGAACTGACCCCGCGTAACCCAGCATTCTTTAAGAGTAAGTATGATGTGGATATTTTCACCCGGCATGAAGTGCTTTCCATTTCTCCGAATCAAAAGGTTCTAACGGTTAAGAATCTTTCGACCGGAGAAGTCTTTACAGACAGGTATGACAAACTCGTAATTGCCACCGGTGCTCAAGCGGTTGTCCCACCCATCAAGGGCGTGGATGGCGCGAATGTTTTTACCTTACGTAATATTAACGATATGAATCGGATTAAAACTTTTATAGACCGGATTCATCCAAAATCCGCCGCCATTATCGGCACCGGCTTCATTGGACTTGAGGTATGTGAAAATTTAAAACGACTTGGAATTGACGTAACACTAATTGAAAAACTGCCGCAGGTAACGCCAGGGCTTGACAGCGACATGGCGGTTTACGTAAAAGAACATCTTGAAAAGAACGGCGTGGCCGTACTGACTGGTGTTTCCGCTGCGGAAATCACAGGCAGCGGGGTTGTCTTATCGGACGGCAGAACAGTCGATGCGGAACTGATTCTTGTTTCAGCAGGCGTGCGCCCCAATGTGGGGCTTGCAAAGACTGCTGGAATAGAGCTTGGTATGACCGGCGCAATTCGCGTGAACAAGAAGATGCAGACCAGTCTGCCGGATATCTATGCTTGCGGCGATTGTATCGAACAATTCCACGCAGTTACCGGAAAACCGGTGTATCGTCCGTTGGGCTCTACCGCCAATAAGACCGGCCGAATCACAGGTGACGTAATTACAGGGGGAACTCTTACATTCCGGGGCATCCTCGGTACCGGAATATTTCAGATTTTTGGCCTGACAGTTGCTCAGACCGGACTTTCTGAACGGGAAGCCAAAGAGCAGGGATACGACGTTGTTGTATGTCACAACATCAAGCCGAACAAGCCTGAGTATATGGGCGGCAAAGAGATGGTAATCAAAGGCATTGCGGACCAATCAGATGGCAGACTGCTGGGTGTCCAAATAGTTGGTTTCGAAGGCGTAGATAAACGAATTGATGTGTTTGTAACAGCAATTACCTATAAAGCCAGGGCCGAAGACTTGTTTCATCTTGATTTGGCCTATGCTCCACCGTTTTCCACCACAAAAGACCCGGTGATGTATACCGGAATGATTCTTGACAATGCGATTCAGCGTGGCAGGCCGTTGATCACAGCTGAGAAATTGAACAGTCTGATGCAGTCTGGTGAACCATATATGCTGATCGACGCGCGAACGCAAGTGCAGTTCGAAAAAAATCATATTTCTACCGCACAGAATATCCCTCACGCTGAGCTGCGTGCTGCCGCAGAGAATCTGGATAAGGAAATCGTCACGGTGACTTATTGTAATAAAGGGGTTACCGGCAATGCGGCACAAAACATACTGCTCAACAAAGGTTTTAAGAAAGTGTACAATCTTTCGGGCGGCCATAAGCAATTCAATAAAATGCATATAAAATAA
- a CDS encoding metalloregulator ArsR/SmtB family transcription factor, whose product MVDLFKALSEESRLRILSLLLENEMCVCEIETALKMTQSNASRHLTTLKNCGIVVGFKEAQWTHYRISDQFKLENKELWKYLQQKLIELPSYKTDKEEYLKCKNENLCNT is encoded by the coding sequence ATGGTGGATTTATTCAAAGCATTATCAGAGGAAAGCAGGCTGAGAATTCTGTCATTGCTGTTGGAAAACGAAATGTGCGTATGTGAGATTGAAACTGCGCTGAAAATGACTCAATCTAATGCTTCCCGGCACCTAACGACACTAAAAAATTGCGGTATTGTTGTTGGTTTTAAAGAAGCGCAATGGACACACTATCGGATTAGTGACCAATTCAAACTAGAAAATAAAGAACTCTGGAAGTACCTTCAGCAAAAATTGATTGAACTCCCGTCTTATAAGACCGACAAAGAGGAATATCTAAAATGTAAGAATGAAAACCTATGTAATACGTAA